The Bacillus sp. Bos-x628 genome segment TCGTCTATTCTTAATGGCTTCACCGACGATTTCCTCATTTGTTCCAAAGTCATATAAATCTGCTGTATCCAGATAATTAATTCCGAGATCAATGGCTTCATCCAATAGAGAGAATGCTTTTTCTTTCTCAGTACCAAGGGACATACATCCTAGTGCAGCCTCACTTACAAGTAAATCAGAGGTGCCAATTCGCCTTTTTTTCAATTCAATCACACTCCTATCCTTTCACATTAAAATAAAAAAATGAGGAATTCAAGCCAGTTGATTTCAAATGCCGCATTGAAGCGGTCTTTCGTTCTTCGTTTCTCATCATTCATATATGTTAAAATGAATGAAGCAATAAGTGAAAGTAGAACGAGGAGTTGACAAATTTGAAAGACTTTGAAGAGAAAACATTAACATCTAAAGCATTATACAACGGGAAAATCATTGATTTGATTATTGAAGATGTTGAATTACCAAACGGTAAACAAGCTAAACGAGAAATCATTAAACATCCGGGTGCCGTAGCGGTCATTGCACGTACGGAAGAAAATAAGATCATTTTGGTCAAGCAATATCGTAAAGCATTAGAACGAGCGATTGTTGAAATCCCCGCTGGAAAATTGGAACAAGGTGAAGAGCCAAAACATACAGCACGAAGAGAATTAGAAGAAGAAACAGGATACACGACTCAGCATCTCAAAAAACTAACCGCTTTTTACACATCCCCTGGATTTGCGGATGAGCTTGTTCACATTTATTTGGCTGATCAATTAGTTCCGCTTGAAGAAAAAAGAGAACTTGATGAAGATGAATTTGTAGAAGTCATGGAGGTTTCCTTAGAAGAAGCATTGCACCTCATTGAAAAACAGCACATTTATGATGCAAAAACAGCTTATGCCATCCAGTATTTACAACTTCAAGAGGTACTTGAGTGAACAAAATGAGGGAGTTTTTTGCAGACATCCATATTCACATTGGCAGGACGAGAACAGGCAGGGCTGTCAAAATTACAGGTGCAAGGTCGTTAACCATTGATCAAATTTTAATAGAGGCGTCACAAAGTAAGGGGATGGGAATGATTGGTGTGATTGATGCGCAATCTCCCGAAGTTCTAGAAGAATTAATAGATGGTGTCAAGGAAGGGCGATATTCCGAACTGGATGATGGAGGTCTATCATTTGGACAAACGGTTTTATTGCTGGGCAGTGAACTAGAAATTAATGATGGATATTCAAATGGCCCAATTCATGTGCTTGCATTTATGCCAACATTAATAAAAATGTCTGAATTCTCAGCATGGCTAGCACTTCACATGAAGAATGTTCATTTGAGTTCACAGCGTCTATATGTTGATGGCAGAACTCTTCAGCACAAGGTAAAGGAGCTGGGAGGTTTATTTATCCCTGCGCATATTTTCACTCCTCATAAAAGTTTATATGGTAAAGGGGTAAAAGCTTCTTTAACCGAAGTGTTTGATCCGAACTTCATTGATGCTGTTGAGCTTGGACTCAGTTGTGATACGTCCATGGCTTCCCAGCTCAGTGAACTGAATCGCTATCCCTTTTTAACAAATTCAGATGCGCATTCCTTAGGGAAAATCGCACGAGAATATACAAAAATTCTAATGGATCATGCTTCCTTTAGAGAATTTGCATTAGCCCTTCAAGGGAAAGATGGTCGAAAAATTACGGGTAATTATGGACTTGCCCCTCAGCTCGGGAAATATTATCATACGACCTGTGAAAAGTGCGGGGTGAGACCAAATGAGAATGACCATGTATGTCAGGCGTGCGGGCATACCCGTTTTATAAAAGGGGTGAGTGAGCGTTTAAAGGAGCTTGCTGATCAGGAAAGTGACAAAGGAAAACGGCCGCCTTATGTCCATCAGCTTCCGCTTCAATTTATTCCGGGTGTTGGTGCAAGAACTTTAGAAAAGCTGAAAACAGTATTTCAAACGGAAATGAATATTCTACATCAAGCAACTGAAAAAGAACTGAAAAATGTACTGCCAGAAAAAACAGCTAATTACATCATAAAAGCAAGAAAGGGAGAAGTTGGACTGATCGCTGGCGGAGGCGGAGTCTATGGCAAGGTGGATATCAACCATGAAGCAACTTAAATGGACGTGTCAAACATTTGAACAACTATCAAAAAACGACCTTTATCACCTATTAATGGAAAGGGTCCACGTATTTGTCGTGGAACAAACATGTCCTTATCCAGAAATAGATGATCGTGACCAAAAAGCTCTTCATTTAATAGCAAAAGAGAACGGCAGCATTGTTGCCTATTGCCGAATTTTTCAAAGTGGAATCGTGTATCAGGAAGCTTCTATCGGTCGTGTGCTTGTCACACAAGCGCACCGGAAGAAAGGCTATGGGAGATTACTACTTGGAGCTGCTTTGGAAAAGCTCAGCGAATTAGAAGAAAAAAGTGTGAAAATACAGGCGCAAGCCTATTTGAAGTCGTTTTACGAATCTTTTGGTTTTGAAGCTGTTTCAGACTGTTATAATGAAGATGGTATCCCGCATCTTGATATGGTGATGAAAAAGGAAGGATAGGCGTGTGAGTACGTCTATCTTTTTTTCGTGATGATAATGACAAAAAAGGATCTGCCAAATGAGAAAAACAAAAAATGCAAGCATGTTCTAAGACAGTACAATTGAAAGGCAGAACAGCCCAGAGGAATTGCGCAGAATTTTAGTACCCAAAAAGAAAATGAAAACAAGAAGCCATACCAAATGACATGATTAAACATGAAGGTAAGAATGTGTATGATCCATGACCAAGATGATCATAAGCCTTTTTATTTTGCTTTTTTGTGACAACTATATCAAAAAATTGGTAAAATTTTAAAAAATAGGACAAACGGTCGTTTCTTTTTGAATCAAGGTGTAGTTAAATGGCAAAAAAGCAATGAAAGGGAGAGTGCGTATTGTGAAAGTAAAGTCATTTGGCACAGGGCTTTGTATGGCAAGTATAATACTGATATCAATCACATTTGGCGTAGCGGACATATCTGCAAAGGAGCAAGCAAAAAAAGAGTATATGATCGGCTTTTCTTCTTCCGTTCAAGATCGAGTACAAAAACAGCTTGTGCAAGAAGCTGGTGGACATGTGAAAGAATCAATAGAACAAATAGATATGATGAAAGTTTCATTGAATGAGACTTCGAAAGAAAAGCTGAAACAAGCAAAAGAAGTTACATTTATTGAAGAGGACCAAAAGGCGAAAACAAGTGGTCAAACCGTCCCTTACGGCATAAAGAGCATCAAAGCACAAAAGGTACATAAACGGGGATACGCTGGACAGAACGTCAAAGTCGCGGTACTGGATAGTGGCATTGATGGCAAGCACGAAGATGTAAACGTAGCAGGCGGTATCAGCTTTGTCCCAACTGAGTCTGACCCGCTGGTTGATTTTCACGAGCATGGAACGCATGTGGCAGGTATCATTGCAGCATTAGATAATAAAATTGGAGTCGTAGGTGTAGCGCCAAAAGCTTCTCTTTATGCAGTAAAGGTAGCAGATCAAAACGGTAATGGCTACTATAGCTGGATTATTAAAGGAATTGAATGGGCCATTGAGAATCACATGGATGTCTTGAATATTAGTATGGGGGGCGCAAGTGAATCAGAGGCGCTGGAGGAAGCCGTAGATAGGGCGTATGACAAAGGGCTTCTCATTGTGGCCTCCGCTGGGAATGCGGGTAGTTACGGTTCATTAAATACCATTGACTATCCTGCCAAATACAGCTCGGTTGTTGCTGTAGCATCTGTTGATCAAAGAAGGCAAAGAGCGTTTGATTCCTCTGTTGGAGAAGAAATCGAGGTATCAGCACCGGGCGTTTCGACGTTAAGCACAATTCCTAACAACGAATATGGCTATAAGAGCGGAACGTCAATGGCTTCACCACATGTAGCGGGCGCAGCCGCTGTTATTCTATCAAAACACCCAAACCTGACAAACAAAGAAGTGCGTGAAAGACTCTCGCAAACAGCCACAAAACTTGGGGAGCCATTTTATTATGGAGCAGGGCTTGTGAACTTACAAAAAGCTGCACGATAAAAATAAAAGAGAAAGCAAGTCTGTCTGCTGTTGTCTCTTTTTTCTTACAATAAAACTGTCATGTTTCGTATTCTCTCTCATAGAATCTAGTAACCTTTACTATTTGGGAGGAAGACGTATGCGCAAAAAGTCTTGGAAGGAACATCTTCTTCAGCATGTAAAAGATCATCTCTCTATTTATTTGTTTGTA includes the following:
- a CDS encoding NUDIX hydrolase, with amino-acid sequence MKDFEEKTLTSKALYNGKIIDLIIEDVELPNGKQAKREIIKHPGAVAVIARTEENKIILVKQYRKALERAIVEIPAGKLEQGEEPKHTARRELEEETGYTTQHLKKLTAFYTSPGFADELVHIYLADQLVPLEEKRELDEDEFVEVMEVSLEEALHLIEKQHIYDAKTAYAIQYLQLQEVLE
- a CDS encoding TIGR00375 family protein — encoded protein: MREFFADIHIHIGRTRTGRAVKITGARSLTIDQILIEASQSKGMGMIGVIDAQSPEVLEELIDGVKEGRYSELDDGGLSFGQTVLLLGSELEINDGYSNGPIHVLAFMPTLIKMSEFSAWLALHMKNVHLSSQRLYVDGRTLQHKVKELGGLFIPAHIFTPHKSLYGKGVKASLTEVFDPNFIDAVELGLSCDTSMASQLSELNRYPFLTNSDAHSLGKIAREYTKILMDHASFREFALALQGKDGRKITGNYGLAPQLGKYYHTTCEKCGVRPNENDHVCQACGHTRFIKGVSERLKELADQESDKGKRPPYVHQLPLQFIPGVGARTLEKLKTVFQTEMNILHQATEKELKNVLPEKTANYIIKARKGEVGLIAGGGGVYGKVDINHEAT
- a CDS encoding GNAT family N-acetyltransferase — its product is MKQLKWTCQTFEQLSKNDLYHLLMERVHVFVVEQTCPYPEIDDRDQKALHLIAKENGSIVAYCRIFQSGIVYQEASIGRVLVTQAHRKKGYGRLLLGAALEKLSELEEKSVKIQAQAYLKSFYESFGFEAVSDCYNEDGIPHLDMVMKKEG
- a CDS encoding S8 family peptidase translates to MKVKSFGTGLCMASIILISITFGVADISAKEQAKKEYMIGFSSSVQDRVQKQLVQEAGGHVKESIEQIDMMKVSLNETSKEKLKQAKEVTFIEEDQKAKTSGQTVPYGIKSIKAQKVHKRGYAGQNVKVAVLDSGIDGKHEDVNVAGGISFVPTESDPLVDFHEHGTHVAGIIAALDNKIGVVGVAPKASLYAVKVADQNGNGYYSWIIKGIEWAIENHMDVLNISMGGASESEALEEAVDRAYDKGLLIVASAGNAGSYGSLNTIDYPAKYSSVVAVASVDQRRQRAFDSSVGEEIEVSAPGVSTLSTIPNNEYGYKSGTSMASPHVAGAAAVILSKHPNLTNKEVRERLSQTATKLGEPFYYGAGLVNLQKAAR